One part of the Enterococcus sp. DIV1094 genome encodes these proteins:
- a CDS encoding L-threonylcarbamoyladenylate synthase codes for METRKYDETQLNEAAKELAAGNLVAFPTETVYGLGANALLPEAVKQVFTVKGRPQDNPLIVHVASFEQVKEFVDNFHPLTEQIVKNFWPGPLTLIFQIKKGSLPGIVTGGLSTAAFRMPDNKKTLELIQLAGVPLVGPSANTSGKPSPTTADHVFHDLNGKITGIIDDGATRIGVESTVIDLSDPSAPPMILRPGAITKEQLEAVVKSPVATDRHLVKESETPKSPGMKYKHYSPDTRVLMVEEEDWSEAIAWTKEQGLRTGVLAGPMIAEQVRKDVAAIYMYYDDSVEAATKGLFAGLRGLDDERLALDLILVQVAPEEGLGIAYMNRLKKAAGQNYFKK; via the coding sequence GTGGAAACAAGAAAATATGATGAAACACAACTGAATGAAGCTGCCAAGGAATTAGCAGCAGGAAATCTAGTCGCTTTTCCAACGGAAACTGTCTACGGACTAGGCGCTAATGCTCTTTTACCAGAAGCAGTCAAGCAAGTCTTTACAGTGAAAGGTCGGCCACAAGACAACCCATTGATCGTCCATGTGGCTTCGTTTGAACAAGTAAAAGAGTTTGTGGACAACTTTCACCCACTAACAGAGCAAATTGTGAAAAACTTCTGGCCAGGACCACTGACTTTGATCTTTCAAATCAAAAAAGGGAGTTTACCGGGGATTGTCACAGGAGGGTTATCCACAGCTGCATTTCGTATGCCAGATAACAAAAAAACATTAGAATTGATCCAATTAGCAGGTGTACCACTTGTAGGTCCAAGTGCCAATACTTCAGGGAAACCAAGTCCGACCACAGCAGACCATGTCTTTCATGATCTAAACGGAAAAATCACAGGAATCATTGACGACGGGGCAACAAGAATCGGTGTGGAATCGACAGTGATCGATTTAAGTGATCCATCTGCACCACCAATGATCTTACGACCAGGAGCGATCACGAAAGAACAGCTAGAAGCAGTAGTCAAGAGTCCAGTCGCAACAGATCGGCATTTAGTAAAAGAATCAGAAACGCCAAAATCTCCTGGAATGAAATACAAACATTACTCACCAGATACACGAGTATTGATGGTCGAAGAAGAGGATTGGTCAGAGGCGATTGCCTGGACGAAAGAACAAGGACTACGGACAGGAGTTTTAGCTGGACCGATGATTGCTGAACAAGTCCGTAAAGACGTCGCAGCAATTTACATGTATTACGATGATTCAGTAGAAGCTGCCACAAAAGGACTATTTGCAGGATTACGTGGCTTGGACGATGAGCGATTAGCACTTGATTTGATTTTAGTGCAAGTCGCACCTGAAGAAGGTCTAGGAATTGCGTATATGAATCGGCTGAAAAAAGCCGCAGGACAAAATTATTTTAAAAAATGA
- the prmC gene encoding peptide chain release factor N(5)-glutamine methyltransferase, with the protein MDKTYREVLTRASSFLEEQGVEGYNIQFVFLERKQWTKLDWLMRMNEPITTEDQAMIDADMKRLAQHYPPHYLLGYAEFFDHRLKVTEATLIPRPETEELVALCLAETSEKTLNVVDIGTGTGAIAISLKAARKNWHVSAIDLSLEALAVAKENAENEQTTIDFYHGNTLEPVMDQTFDVIISNPPYISRSEWAVMDESVRTFEPKMALFAEEEGLAIYQKIAQEAAQVLASDGQLFLEIGFQQGEAVKEIMQQAFPTKKVRIKKDLSGNDRMIFVTD; encoded by the coding sequence ATGGATAAAACCTATCGAGAAGTCCTCACACGGGCTTCTTCTTTTTTAGAAGAACAAGGCGTGGAAGGCTATAATATCCAATTTGTCTTTCTCGAAAGGAAGCAGTGGACAAAGCTTGATTGGCTCATGCGGATGAATGAACCAATCACAACCGAGGATCAAGCTATGATCGATGCAGATATGAAACGACTAGCGCAACATTATCCGCCTCACTATTTATTAGGTTATGCTGAATTTTTCGATCACCGCTTGAAAGTCACGGAAGCAACCTTAATCCCTCGACCAGAAACGGAAGAATTAGTTGCACTTTGTTTAGCTGAAACAAGTGAAAAAACATTAAATGTAGTAGATATCGGTACAGGGACAGGAGCAATCGCAATCAGTTTAAAAGCCGCAAGAAAGAACTGGCACGTCTCAGCCATTGACTTATCTTTAGAAGCACTAGCTGTAGCGAAGGAAAATGCAGAAAATGAACAAACGACCATCGATTTTTATCATGGCAATACGTTAGAACCTGTCATGGATCAAACCTTTGATGTCATCATTTCAAATCCCCCATACATCAGTCGCTCAGAATGGGCAGTGATGGATGAAAGCGTGCGAACCTTTGAACCCAAGATGGCATTATTTGCTGAAGAAGAAGGTTTAGCGATCTATCAAAAAATCGCACAGGAAGCTGCACAAGTCTTAGCCAGTGATGGACAACTATTTTTAGAGATCGGTTTCCAACAAGGAGAAGCAGTCAAAGAAATCATGCAACAAGCCTTTCCTACAAAAAAAGTACGGATCAAAAAAGATCTGTCAGGCAATGATCGCATGATTTTTGTCACTGATTGA
- a CDS encoding thymidine kinase encodes MAQLFFKYGAMNSGKTIEILKVAHNYEEQNKPVVLMTSGIDTRDGVGVVSSRIGLKREAIPIFETTDVFEVIQQMEHPPYCVLIDEAQFLTKGHVLAFTRIVDELNIPVMAFGLKNDFRNELFEGSKYLLLYADKIEEMKTICWFCHKKAMMNLHYIDGTPVYEGDQVQIGGNEAYYPVCRKHYFHPLMITEGD; translated from the coding sequence ATGGCACAACTATTTTTTAAGTATGGCGCAATGAACAGCGGCAAGACGATCGAAATTTTAAAAGTTGCACATAATTATGAGGAACAAAATAAACCGGTTGTTTTGATGACCAGCGGAATCGATACGAGAGATGGCGTTGGCGTAGTTTCAAGCAGAATCGGCCTGAAACGTGAAGCAATCCCTATTTTTGAAACGACCGATGTATTTGAAGTCATCCAGCAGATGGAACATCCACCATACTGTGTGTTGATCGATGAAGCGCAGTTCTTAACAAAAGGACATGTCTTAGCATTCACGAGAATCGTTGATGAACTAAATATTCCGGTGATGGCATTCGGATTAAAAAATGATTTTAGAAATGAATTATTTGAAGGATCGAAGTATTTATTGCTTTATGCAGACAAAATCGAAGAAATGAAAACGATCTGCTGGTTCTGCCATAAAAAAGCAATGATGAATTTACACTATATAGACGGAACACCGGTATACGAAGGCGACCAAGTCCAAATCGGCGGAAACGAAGCCTACTATCCAGTATGTCGGAAACACTATTTTCATCCATTGATGATCACAGAAGGAGATTAA
- a CDS encoding class I SAM-dependent methyltransferase gives MSEIFHQMANHYDTPERIQLAATIRSAIEKEFSEQTHDQKLIDYGGGTGLVTLPLASRFKELIIIDSAAGMLAMADKKIKETNQANVQTVEVEATMELPEEKADILLLSLVLLHIPETNVILKQLFHMLQPSGKLYIVDFDKNENIQHPKVHNGFDHEELSEQLKLAGFNSISIQTFHHGKKLFMKQDASLFLAIANKE, from the coding sequence ATGTCCGAAATATTCCACCAAATGGCGAACCACTATGATACCCCCGAACGAATCCAATTAGCAGCCACGATTCGTTCAGCGATTGAAAAAGAATTTTCTGAACAGACTCATGACCAGAAATTGATCGATTACGGTGGAGGAACTGGTCTCGTCACGTTACCTCTTGCCTCACGTTTTAAAGAACTGATCATCATTGATTCAGCCGCAGGAATGTTGGCAATGGCTGACAAAAAAATTAAAGAGACAAATCAAGCAAATGTGCAAACGGTCGAAGTGGAAGCCACAATGGAGTTACCGGAAGAGAAAGCCGATATCCTTCTACTATCTTTAGTCTTGTTGCATATTCCAGAAACGAATGTCATTTTAAAACAGCTTTTTCACATGCTTCAGCCAAGTGGAAAACTTTATATCGTTGACTTCGATAAGAACGAAAACATCCAACATCCAAAAGTCCATAATGGCTTTGACCATGAGGAGTTGAGCGAACAATTAAAACTCGCTGGATTCAACTCAATTTCTATCCAAACATTTCATCACGGAAAAAAACTGTTTATGAAACAAGATGCTTCTTTGTTTTTAGCAATAGCTAACAAAGAATAG
- the prfA gene encoding peptide chain release factor 1, which produces MYDQLQSIEDRYEELGELLSDPEVISDTKRFMQLSKEEANTRETVEVYRRYKEVVQGIKDTEELLGEKLDDEMAEMAKEELADLKKEKEELEEKIKILLLPKDPNDDKNIIMEIRGAAGGDEAALFAGDLFSMYQRYAEGQGWKTEVLEASVTGIGGYKEVIMMISGENVYSKLKYESGAHRVQRVPSTESQGRIHTSTATVVVMPEAEEVEIELADKDIRIDIYHASGAGGQHVNKTASAVRLTHLPTGIVVAMQDERSQLKNREKAMKVLRARVYDKIQQEAQSEYDANRKSAVGTGDRSERIRTYNFPQNRVTDHRIGLTIQKLDQILAGKLDEIVDALIVYDQTSKLEEMQNG; this is translated from the coding sequence ATGTACGATCAATTACAATCAATCGAAGACCGTTACGAAGAGCTTGGGGAACTACTGAGTGACCCAGAAGTGATTTCAGATACGAAACGTTTCATGCAGCTGTCAAAAGAAGAAGCAAACACACGTGAAACGGTTGAAGTCTACCGTCGTTACAAAGAAGTTGTTCAAGGTATCAAAGATACGGAAGAACTGCTTGGTGAAAAGTTAGACGATGAGATGGCAGAGATGGCTAAAGAAGAATTAGCTGATTTGAAAAAAGAAAAAGAAGAGCTAGAAGAAAAAATCAAGATTTTATTATTACCAAAAGATCCAAACGATGATAAAAACATCATCATGGAGATTCGAGGAGCTGCTGGAGGAGACGAAGCTGCACTATTTGCTGGCGATCTATTCTCGATGTATCAACGATATGCGGAAGGACAAGGCTGGAAAACAGAAGTTTTAGAAGCAAGTGTTACAGGAATCGGCGGCTACAAAGAAGTCATCATGATGATCTCAGGTGAGAATGTTTACTCGAAATTAAAATATGAAAGTGGCGCACATCGTGTCCAACGCGTACCTTCAACAGAATCTCAAGGACGGATCCATACATCAACAGCAACAGTCGTCGTCATGCCTGAAGCAGAAGAAGTAGAAATCGAATTGGCGGACAAAGATATCCGTATCGATATTTACCATGCTTCTGGAGCTGGTGGACAGCACGTCAACAAAACAGCATCTGCGGTACGTTTGACACACTTGCCAACAGGGATCGTGGTAGCGATGCAAGATGAACGTTCACAATTGAAAAACCGTGAGAAAGCGATGAAAGTCTTACGTGCGCGCGTCTATGATAAAATCCAACAAGAAGCGCAAAGCGAATATGATGCGAATCGTAAATCTGCGGTAGGAACTGGCGATCGTTCAGAGCGTATCCGTACCTATAATTTCCCGCAAAATCGTGTGACAGACCATCGTATTGGTTTGACGATCCAAAAATTAGATCAGATTTTAGCTGGAAAACTAGATGAGATCGTTGACGCATTGATCGTGTATGATCAAACATCTAAGTTGGAAGAGATGCAAAATGGATAA